One part of the Chryseobacterium mulctrae genome encodes these proteins:
- a CDS encoding mevalonate kinase family protein, which translates to MTNPLFYAKIILFGEYGMIEDSQGLVVPYSFYKGTLKFSDSDSEFEKKSNFHLQKYADFLENLSLPEQFKLDVNRLKEDISNGLFFDSNIPQGYGVGSSGALVAAIFEKYSFTKHDPESISKENLKNIKAVFGEMESYFHGKSSGMDPLICYMNLPILIENKENLDKVAIPKEEQGKGAIFLIDSGITGETGPMIQIFFEKMKTEGFRKTLKEEFIRYNNACIDSFLKKDMNPFFRNLKKLSYWAYEHFRPMIPESIFNIWKKGLDSNAYYLKLCGSGGGGYILGFTKDYEKAEKMLDGFQKEVIYRF; encoded by the coding sequence ATGACGAACCCTTTATTTTACGCTAAAATTATCCTCTTCGGAGAGTACGGAATGATAGAAGACTCACAAGGTCTTGTAGTTCCTTACAGTTTTTATAAAGGCACTTTAAAGTTTTCAGACTCAGATTCAGAATTTGAGAAAAAATCAAACTTTCATTTACAAAAATATGCTGATTTTCTGGAGAACTTAAGTCTTCCCGAACAATTCAAATTAGATGTAAATCGTCTGAAAGAAGATATTTCTAACGGACTTTTCTTCGATTCTAATATTCCTCAAGGATATGGAGTTGGAAGTTCAGGAGCTTTGGTTGCGGCTATTTTCGAAAAATATAGCTTCACAAAACACGATCCTGAAAGTATTTCAAAAGAAAATCTTAAAAATATAAAAGCCGTTTTTGGCGAAATGGAAAGCTATTTCCATGGTAAAAGTTCAGGAATGGATCCTTTAATTTGCTACATGAATCTTCCGATTCTTATTGAAAACAAGGAAAATTTAGATAAAGTAGCGATTCCAAAAGAAGAACAAGGAAAAGGAGCAATTTTCTTGATTGATTCAGGAATTACAGGCGAAACAGGACCGATGATTCAGATCTTCTTTGAAAAAATGAAGACCGAAGGTTTCCGTAAAACGCTGAAAGAAGAGTTTATTCGTTACAATAATGCTTGTATTGATTCTTTCCTTAAAAAAGATATGAATCCGTTTTTTAGAAACCTTAAAAAGCTTTCTTATTGGGCTTACGAACATTTCCGTCCGATGATTCCTGAAAGTATTTTCAACATCTGGAAAAAAGGTTTAGATTCTAATGCTTATTACCTTAAACTGTGTGGAAGTGGCGGTGGTGGTTATATTTTAGGTTTCACCAAAGACTACGAAAAAGCAGAAAAAATGCTTGACGGTTTCCAGAAAGAAGTGATTTATAGATTCTAA
- a CDS encoding M14 family zinc carboxypeptidase, with product MNFEHFYTANSDFPNRYISPEKLFSYLQTNLKDYIQEIGRSYLDKPIYKLSIGTGKINILAWSQMHGNESNATHAMLDLLKSLDKAPELKEDLFSKISLDFIFMLNPDGSEKWTRLNASEIDLNRDFHNEASKEIKFLKNLATSKKYDYALNLHEQRTIFTTDGIHPATLSFLAPSENVERTVTDNRKKCMAVIADVYNHLKELIPNQIGRYSDEFYPTSTGDNFIKAGMPTILFEGGHFVDDYSRKETRKYYTIALYYALKSISELDSNITGWEAYQEIPENQETHYDVVYRNVKLNTDHECILDIAVQYREVYEEGKDEISFIPFVIEAGDVKKRKGWLEIDCTGKKYVSDAKYPKLDAEVNFKIED from the coding sequence ATGAACTTTGAACATTTCTACACTGCAAATTCTGATTTTCCTAATCGCTATATTTCTCCTGAAAAATTATTTTCTTACTTACAGACGAATCTCAAAGATTATATTCAAGAGATCGGAAGGTCTTATTTAGATAAACCCATTTATAAGTTAAGTATAGGAACTGGTAAGATCAATATTTTAGCTTGGTCACAAATGCACGGAAATGAATCTAATGCAACGCATGCGATGTTGGATCTATTAAAGAGTTTAGATAAAGCACCCGAATTAAAAGAAGATCTTTTCAGTAAGATAAGTTTAGACTTTATCTTTATGCTAAATCCAGATGGTTCTGAAAAATGGACGAGGCTTAATGCATCGGAAATAGATCTTAATAGAGACTTCCATAATGAAGCAAGTAAGGAGATCAAATTTCTGAAAAATCTGGCCACTTCAAAGAAATACGATTATGCTCTGAATCTTCACGAGCAACGTACGATTTTTACCACCGATGGAATTCATCCGGCAACATTATCATTTTTGGCTCCATCAGAAAATGTAGAGCGAACTGTTACCGATAATCGGAAAAAATGCATGGCAGTAATTGCGGATGTTTACAACCACTTGAAAGAATTAATTCCTAATCAAATTGGAAGATATTCTGATGAGTTTTATCCCACTTCTACGGGAGATAATTTTATAAAAGCAGGAATGCCGACCATCCTTTTTGAAGGTGGACATTTTGTAGATGATTATTCCAGAAAAGAAACCAGAAAATATTATACGATTGCTTTGTATTATGCTCTAAAATCAATAAGTGAACTTGACTCAAATATTACAGGTTGGGAAGCTTATCAAGAGATTCCCGAGAATCAGGAAACGCATTATGATGTTGTGTACAGAAACGTAAAATTAAATACGGATCATGAATGCATTTTAGACATTGCGGTTCAGTACAGAGAAGTTTATGAAGAAGGTAAAGATGAAATTTCATTTATCCCTTTTGTGATAGAGGCGGGAGATGTGAAGAAAAGAAAGGGCTGGTTGGAAATTGACTGTACCGGAAAAAAATATGTTTCTGATGCGAAATATCCCAAACTTGATGCAGAAGTAAATTTCAAAATAGAAGACTAA
- a CDS encoding proline dehydrogenase family protein — protein sequence MPIFNDTKVAFADKTDAQLRKAYWMFKMIEQPALTSLGTSVLNFTVHNNFPFVTGIVKNTLFEQFVGGETREESMKVVKQLFKRGVGSIFDYSIEGKEDEGTFDAVCQEIKDIIKFSVGNPAIPFIVFKPTAFGRIDLYEAVGKNAELTSSQKEEWARVVKRFDEVCKLCHEHDKKVMVDAEETWMQDAADQLCEEMMEKYNQEKPIVWNTIQMYRTGRLEYMEQNLQRAKEKNYFIGYKIVRGAYMEKERARAAEKGYADPIQPTKDASDKNYNAGIDFVMNHLDKVSAFFGTHNEISSELVMDKMKAKGLENNNPHIYFGQLYGMSDNITFYLSDKGYNVAKYLPYGPVKDVVPYLTRRARENTSVAGQTGRELGLIKKELDRRRK from the coding sequence ATGCCCATTTTCAACGATACCAAAGTTGCATTTGCCGATAAAACTGATGCACAATTAAGAAAAGCCTATTGGATGTTTAAAATGATTGAACAGCCTGCTTTAACAAGTCTTGGAACTTCTGTCCTGAATTTTACCGTTCATAATAATTTTCCATTCGTTACCGGAATTGTAAAAAACACTTTGTTCGAGCAATTTGTAGGTGGAGAAACTCGTGAAGAGAGCATGAAAGTGGTAAAACAGCTTTTCAAAAGAGGAGTTGGAAGTATTTTCGACTATTCGATTGAAGGGAAAGAAGACGAAGGAACCTTTGATGCAGTGTGTCAGGAAATTAAAGATATCATTAAATTTTCTGTAGGAAATCCGGCAATTCCTTTTATTGTTTTTAAGCCTACCGCATTCGGAAGAATTGACTTGTATGAAGCTGTCGGGAAAAATGCAGAACTGACTTCAAGCCAAAAAGAAGAATGGGCGAGAGTGGTAAAAAGATTTGACGAGGTATGCAAACTTTGTCATGAGCATGATAAAAAAGTGATGGTTGACGCTGAAGAAACCTGGATGCAGGATGCGGCAGACCAGCTTTGTGAAGAGATGATGGAAAAATATAATCAGGAAAAACCGATTGTCTGGAACACCATTCAAATGTACAGAACCGGCCGTCTTGAGTATATGGAACAGAATCTTCAGAGAGCCAAAGAAAAGAATTATTTTATTGGTTATAAGATCGTTCGTGGCGCTTACATGGAAAAAGAAAGAGCGAGAGCTGCAGAAAAAGGATATGCAGATCCTATTCAACCAACCAAAGATGCATCCGATAAAAATTACAATGCCGGAATCGATTTTGTGATGAATCATTTAGATAAAGTTTCTGCATTTTTCGGAACTCACAATGAGATTTCATCTGAATTGGTGATGGATAAAATGAAAGCTAAAGGACTGGAAAATAACAATCCTCACATCTATTTTGGGCAACTTTATGGGATGAGTGATAACATTACATTCTATTTGTCTGATAAAGGCTATAATGTAGCAAAATATCTTCCTTATGGACCTGTAAAAGACGTAGTTCCTTATCTTACCAGAAGAGCCAGAGAAAACACTTCTGTTGCCGGACAAACAGGAAGAGAGTTGGGTTTAATTAAAAAAGAATTAGACAGAAGAAGAAAATAA
- a CDS encoding MFS transporter: MSETEIQPTQNIKNNPKIMKAWAVYDWANSVYSLVITSAIFPIYYTILTTAYNKKEFVPEAGEVQEIPVRNMIKIFGDAYEPEAVLSFSYAISFFLVVLLSPFLSSLADTIGNKKSFLQFFCYLGATSCMGLAMFTGMENIFLGLLFSITASVGFWGSLVFYNSFLPDIATPDKQDALSAKGYIYGYIGSVVLLIICLVLIQVVAKGPDQAKIYIRISFLLTGAWWFGFSQYTFKHLPQFGDVKEKLPKDLVLLNYKNIFKKHQEQGGFFEVLKDNISFYKDIAKESFRELFSVGNKLFSDKALKFFLSSFFFYSVGMQTIFLMAVPFGSTVIFPKEADKYKLIITILVIQIIAIFGAFLFSRLSKKIGNKNVITIAVIIWIACCLSAYSLNKENPNVQLQFYGLAGLIGLVMGGLQAMSRSTYSKLLPENSMENTTYFSFYDVLEKIAIICGMLIFSVFIQRFHNMQYAFISMSAFFAAGAILIRFLKTKI; the protein is encoded by the coding sequence ATGTCTGAAACTGAAATTCAACCTACTCAAAATATAAAAAACAATCCAAAGATTATGAAAGCTTGGGCGGTCTACGACTGGGCAAACTCTGTGTATTCTTTGGTAATTACATCTGCGATATTCCCGATTTATTATACGATTCTTACGACAGCTTACAATAAAAAGGAGTTTGTTCCGGAAGCAGGAGAAGTTCAGGAAATTCCTGTAAGAAATATGATTAAGATCTTCGGAGACGCTTATGAGCCGGAAGCGGTTTTAAGTTTTTCTTACGCAATCTCATTCTTTTTAGTCGTTTTATTGTCACCATTCTTATCTTCTTTGGCAGATACGATTGGAAACAAAAAATCTTTTCTTCAGTTTTTCTGTTACTTAGGAGCAACTTCTTGTATGGGATTAGCCATGTTTACAGGCATGGAAAATATCTTTTTAGGATTGCTGTTCAGTATTACGGCGAGTGTAGGTTTTTGGGGAAGTTTGGTGTTTTATAATTCATTTTTACCAGATATCGCTACTCCGGATAAACAGGATGCATTGTCTGCAAAAGGATATATTTACGGATATATTGGCTCTGTAGTTTTATTGATTATCTGTTTGGTTTTAATTCAGGTGGTTGCAAAAGGACCGGATCAGGCTAAAATTTATATCAGAATCAGCTTTTTATTAACGGGAGCTTGGTGGTTTGGCTTCTCACAATATACATTCAAACATTTACCGCAGTTTGGTGATGTGAAAGAAAAACTTCCTAAAGATTTAGTGCTTTTAAACTATAAAAACATCTTTAAAAAACACCAGGAACAGGGAGGTTTTTTTGAAGTATTAAAAGATAATATCAGTTTCTATAAAGATATTGCGAAAGAGAGTTTCAGAGAATTATTCAGTGTGGGAAACAAGCTATTTTCAGATAAAGCTTTGAAGTTTTTCCTGTCGAGTTTCTTCTTTTACAGTGTCGGAATGCAGACCATCTTTTTAATGGCAGTTCCTTTCGGAAGTACAGTAATTTTCCCTAAAGAAGCTGATAAATACAAGTTGATTATTACAATCTTAGTTATTCAGATCATTGCGATTTTCGGTGCTTTCTTATTTTCAAGATTATCTAAAAAAATTGGGAATAAGAATGTAATTACTATTGCTGTGATTATCTGGATTGCTTGTTGTTTATCTGCATATTCTTTAAACAAAGAAAATCCAAATGTACAGCTTCAGTTTTATGGATTAGCTGGTTTGATTGGTTTGGTAATGGGTGGTCTTCAGGCAATGTCGAGATCAACTTATTCAAAACTTTTACCAGAAAATTCTATGGAAAATACAACTTATTTTAGTTTCTATGATGTACTGGAAAAAATTGCTATCATCTGTGGAATGCTTATTTTCAGTGTATTTATTCAAAGGTTTCATAATATGCAATATGCATTTATTTCGATGTCGGCATTTTTTGCAGCAGGAGCAATTCTTATCAGATTCTTAAAAACGAAGATATAA
- a CDS encoding UbiA family prenyltransferase: MSSEKESFQQKNYIRKSLFYRLSQFVGFLLGARFFVAVLLTFALYVSTFFLFNQEESFRKFVFDFKVHGIIFCTVLSILAGGIINQFYDFEKDHIVKPFRTRIQSFIQQKYFLYVYLALTVISLGVASFISYRVLIFFVVYQFFMWFYSHKLSRILILNNLTFVSLTLYPFFGMMVYYQTFSKKVFLMAIFLFLILLCIDIVKDTLTKSVDKAFGYTTIPNYFKSKNTKIILISLLIVTMAVSMKLILKTGISGFMSYYFTGGLFVMVICVYLLLNSSRRTKFLTLNVLRFWVFIGILAMLLNGIEGKL; this comes from the coding sequence ATGAGTTCTGAAAAAGAGAGTTTCCAACAGAAAAATTATATCCGAAAATCGTTATTTTACAGATTATCACAATTCGTGGGCTTTCTTTTAGGCGCACGTTTTTTTGTGGCTGTTTTGCTTACTTTTGCACTGTATGTTTCTACTTTTTTCCTTTTTAACCAAGAAGAATCTTTCAGGAAATTTGTCTTTGACTTCAAAGTTCACGGCATTATTTTCTGTACTGTTTTAAGTATTCTTGCAGGAGGAATTATCAATCAGTTCTACGATTTTGAAAAAGATCATATTGTAAAACCGTTCCGTACAAGAATTCAGAGCTTTATTCAGCAGAAATATTTTCTGTATGTGTATTTGGCTTTAACAGTAATTTCGCTAGGAGTAGCAAGCTTTATTTCGTACCGAGTTTTGATTTTCTTTGTGGTTTATCAGTTCTTTATGTGGTTTTATAGCCATAAACTGAGCCGGATTTTAATTTTAAATAATCTCACTTTTGTTAGTTTAACATTGTATCCTTTTTTTGGAATGATGGTTTATTATCAGACTTTTTCAAAGAAAGTTTTTTTAATGGCTATTTTTCTGTTTTTGATTCTTTTATGTATTGATATTGTGAAAGATACTTTAACGAAAAGTGTTGATAAAGCTTTTGGATATACTACAATTCCGAACTATTTTAAAAGTAAAAATACCAAGATCATTCTTATCTCTTTGCTGATTGTAACGATGGCAGTTTCGATGAAACTTATTCTCAAAACCGGAATTTCAGGTTTTATGTCTTATTATTTTACCGGAGGTCTGTTTGTGATGGTTATCTGTGTTTATCTGCTTTTAAACTCCTCAAGACGAACTAAGTTTCTTACGCTCAATGTTTTACGTTTCTGGGTTTTCATTGGAATTCTTGCCATGCTTCTTAACGGAATTGAAGGTAAATTGTAG
- a CDS encoding DUF4920 domain-containing protein, with protein sequence MKFKAILVLAAVSVSTLAFAQEKKKMGPPEGNAIVGDTYGSAVASSVESKAISVEKLGKKLKKENKKVENVAVKGKVTDVCEKKGCWLTIQTEDNSQFFVKMKDYAFFVPTALKGKTVVLDGTAERKVTSIDEQKHYAEDAKKPQAEIDAITQPKEEIRFVANGIKVVN encoded by the coding sequence ATGAAATTTAAAGCAATATTAGTTTTAGCAGCAGTAAGCGTATCGACTTTAGCTTTTGCTCAGGAAAAGAAAAAAATGGGTCCGCCGGAAGGTAATGCAATCGTAGGAGATACTTATGGTTCTGCGGTAGCTTCTTCTGTAGAATCTAAAGCTATCTCTGTTGAAAAATTAGGCAAAAAGCTTAAGAAAGAAAATAAAAAAGTTGAGAACGTAGCGGTAAAAGGAAAAGTAACTGACGTTTGCGAGAAAAAAGGATGTTGGTTAACTATTCAAACTGAAGATAATTCTCAGTTTTTCGTAAAGATGAAAGATTATGCATTTTTCGTTCCGACAGCTTTGAAAGGAAAAACAGTTGTACTAGATGGAACTGCAGAAAGAAAAGTAACTTCTATTGACGAGCAGAAACACTATGCAGAAGATGCTAAAAAACCTCAGGCAGAAATTGATGCAATTACTCAGCCTAAAGAGGAAATAAGATTCGTAGCCAACGGAATTAAAGTGGTCAACTAA
- a CDS encoding helix-turn-helix domain-containing protein, which yields MSLNERISKVIEYSGFTPSEFADEIDVQRSSISHVTSGRNKPSLEFIIKIKSRFPEILWDWLVTGDGEMLKSELPNTEEPVTQEKQKPTSLPDLFTMMNNDKDFGSKEPEEPVIIESPSESVKTHQNKANEKIFDSQRLEKLNEEIISQVVENQSNKIKRIILFYENGKFESFEP from the coding sequence ATGAGTTTAAATGAAAGAATTTCAAAAGTTATAGAATATTCAGGTTTTACTCCATCGGAATTTGCAGATGAAATAGATGTACAACGTTCGTCTATTTCTCATGTAACTTCAGGAAGAAATAAGCCGTCTCTAGAATTTATTATCAAAATAAAATCTCGCTTTCCAGAAATCTTATGGGACTGGTTGGTGACTGGTGATGGTGAAATGCTGAAGTCTGAACTTCCCAATACGGAAGAACCAGTAACGCAAGAAAAACAAAAACCAACTTCCCTACCCGATTTATTTACGATGATGAATAACGATAAAGATTTTGGCAGTAAAGAACCTGAAGAACCAGTCATAATTGAGAGCCCTTCAGAATCGGTTAAAACGCATCAAAATAAAGCAAACGAAAAAATATTCGATTCTCAGCGATTAGAAAAATTAAACGAAGAAATCATTAGTCAAGTTGTTGAAAATCAATCGAATAAGATAAAACGTATCATTTTATTTTATGAAAATGGAAAATTTGAAAGTTTTGAGCCATAA